AAAGCTCAACTTCAATGCTGGTATGATCCCATCCTCACTTCCTGGTAAATTCCATGTTTCACTTTCCAAAATGGACAACCACTCTTGCTTCTCCCTCTTAAAATGCATGATCCCTCCCAGCACCTTTGCTGCTAGTGGCACGCCCCCACATTTTTTCACAATACCCCTTCCTATATCAATAAAATCTTGAGTCTTCAGTGCTCCACCATCTACAAATGCCTTTCGCTCAAATATCGCCCAACAATTTTTTTCCGATAGACCATTTCGTAAATTTTCCCACCTACTTGGATCTTCATTCCAAACATCATCTAGTAGGAGAAGATACATTTTCCCTTCCAACTTATCCTTAATGTTTTCAAGGAtggtacccaaattttcaatCCCACAAGTATCCTTGGTAAGAGATTCCAAAATCTCTTTTAGAATCCTTTTGACATCAAAATTTTGAGATACACATACCCAAATTCTTACCACAAAATGTTCTTTTACTCGCTCATTTTTGTAGATTAGTTGAGCAAGAGTAGTCTTTCCCATGCCTCCCATACCCACTATTGGAATTACAGAGATAACATTACTGCATGAGCTAGTCACCTCGTTTACTATGGTTAATACATCATTTTCCCTTccaaattttgaatcatctaCGGAGGAGTCGGTCTCTCGACTCACTCTTGTTTGAGAAATTGGATCTATAGATAACATCGGTCTAAGCCCAAAGCTAATCGCTCTGTTCATAGATTTTTCCAGTGAGATATTGAAATTCCTCACTCTGTGACCCATCTTGATTCGGAACACAATGGGGCTAGAGAGCGAACAGAAGTTGCATACCTTCCTCATAAATCGGTTTTGAATCTCTACCTGACGTCGGAGCATCTCGTACGAGAACTCATCCAGCACATCCTCCGCATCATAAGCTATCCCTTCAAGATCCTGGAGCCAAATTTGAACAGTCTCTTCCCTCACTTGCCGTTTCTGGGCATCACGCAGTACAGCTTGAATCATTTTCAGCGATCCTTCAAGATTTTTGAGCTCGCCCTTGAAACCCCACGCAAGCTTCATTTCTTCAGACGCCAGTGAACCCACCTTCTTCAATACTTCCTCTGTTGCAAAACTGAGAACCATTTCAGCCATATTAGTTTCCTTGCTTTGAATGCAACAGCTAGAGAAGACTGATCCTCAGAAGCGCCCAGCGAGGGCGAAAAATTGTCGGTGTGAACGATTGCGAAGTGAGGATTGAGTATTCAAACACTTGTTGGTGTGAACGATTGGAAAGTGAGGACGAAAATGTGGGCCAGCGTGTCAGAATTAGATTTTACCTTGTGCCTGCCATGATTAGAAATACCTTATCTTTTTCATTTGTTTAATGGTGGGTTTGCCTTTCTCTATAAGCCTCCGGCTCTGTAAAACATGGCAAGCCTCTGGAGTCCACAATTAAAGTAAATCAAAAAACCAAACAACTAAATAACGTAGCCCaaccaaaaataaaaggaaaaagaacgcacgattttattttatttttattctaaaATAAAATGGTCTCCATGTtactttaaatttatatttaattatttaattacttaaGTTAATGTTTGAAAGGTTCAAAGTACTTGGTGTGCTTGCATTAAGAATCCCTTACTTTTTCATCATTTTCCTCATTTGGACAGAGTTTTATTACTCAACACACTGGCCATAATTCATGGAAGATCACTACCACAGGTTCAGGAACTACGTCACATGCCATTAAGATAGATTTGAAAATCGACTCCttagatttgaaaaataataGCACATGCTCTAAAACAATCAAAACAACAATTTCAATTTATTCAATCCCAATATGGTAATGTATAAACTGAATTAACAAAATTTCTATGTAAATTTACCTAATCGAATTGGAATATCGGTAAAATCAAATTAGTCAAAATCAAAATAGGATGTTTTGTTGtggaaattaattttatttttagttttaattttccaaataattacaaacaaacaaaaaatgcaGCCTATTATTAGGTTTTGCAATAGTTGTGTTAAATAActggaaaataataagaaatcGTGGTAGAAAATAGTcttatcttttatttttcaatttttttaaagtaATTACAAGATGCtacaattaatttttaaatttctaaatttgcATATGAAAAACTGGAAAACAcccttttataattttttatattttttaatttgttatgtaaattttggaaaaaattaaaaagatataTAGACTTTTATTTAGTTGGTTGTAGAATGGAAGACTTTCAAAGCATGATTTTGCATCGTACTCGTTATGTGACCATTTCTTGGAtgcatttgaaaaattatttgtgtGAAGAACCACGCCATTGGTACTTTTTTATCTTTCCCttacaaagataaaaaaaaaaatatatatcaaaaatccacattttcatgtttggtcaccaaggaaaaaaattcaaaaatatatcaaTTCCATAAATAAAATTTCGATTTTACACGTCAttcatatttagtttttcttaatttttaatcgtattaagacaaatttttatttttgagaggtacatcttatttgggtctattctactcatttgatttcAAATCTCAATTAATAGGATATGCAGATATTGGATATCTATCTGATattcacaatgctaaatctcaaactagatatgtatttctttatgaAAAAATTGTCATATCTTAGAAATCAGTAAACAAACGATTACAGTAACATCCTTCAATCATTATAAAATATTAGTTGTCTATGAAGTTATTAGAGAATGCGTATGGCTTAAATCAATGACTTCTCATATATAAACAAATTATGgccttcaatcaatcaagaatattccaatagttttatatgaagacaacgctATACGTATAGTTCAATTAAGagaaggatacataaagggtgacagaacaaaacatatctctccaaaattcttctatatacATGAATTCTAAAAAAATTGTGATATAAATATTCAACAGATCTAATCAAGTGACAATCTAatagatttgttcaccaaagttttgcttattacaaaattcaaaaaattgattCATCTTATCGGAATATggcatcttaaagatcttaacaaAAAGAGTTAATCAATAAGTGATAGCCAAGGAGAGGAGTGTTATGAATAATTAGTATGTCACTCCCCATGCACCTATCCCTTCATGTTCCCCATGCCATCATTATGATGGATGTGCATCCACATGCCCCATTAAATAAGAAACTCCTTATCTGCTGCTCCTCCCACGGTTATATA
This window of the Malania oleifera isolate guangnan ecotype guangnan chromosome 6, ASM2987363v1, whole genome shotgun sequence genome carries:
- the LOC131158417 gene encoding putative disease resistance protein RGA3; translated protein: MAEMVLSFATEEVLKKVGSLASEEMKLAWGFKGELKNLEGSLKMIQAVLRDAQKRQVREETVQIWLQDLEGIAYDAEDVLDEFSYEMLRRQVEIQNRFMRKVCNFCSLSSPIVFRIKMGHRVRNFNISLEKSMNRAISFGLRPMLSIDPISQTRVSRETDSSVDDSKFGRENDVLTIVNEVTSSCSNVISVIPIVGMGGMGKTTLAQLIYKNERVKEHFVVRIWVCVSQNFDVKRILKEILESLTKDTCGIENLGTILENIKDKLEGKMYLLLLDDVWNEDPSRWENLRNGLSEKNCWAIFERKAFVDGGALKTQDFIDIGRGIVKKCGGVPLAAKVLGGIMHFKREKQEWLSILESETWNLPGSEDGIIPALKLSFDNLPSASLKQCFAYTAIFPKNSRIKKVKLIQLWMAQGFLQSSQECSLEMEDKGNEYFNVLLQNSLFQDVERDKYGDIKTCKMHDLVHELAQSVSKSEILVLEDGYQGNEIPAVRHLSLTRYGEGKHIVGKDNVKKLRTLILSRVVNVSDEVRVYTKCLRVLDLSGSKISSGLEVLPDSVGKLKHLKYLDVSDTKIVRLPDSITKLYHLQTLNMEYCRMMQELPKEMRTLINLRHLGLDLYNAEGIMKDGQIEMRRLIHLRTLPAFVVGRSRGCRIEELEPLNRSTACEG